One region of Mangifera indica cultivar Alphonso chromosome 3, CATAS_Mindica_2.1, whole genome shotgun sequence genomic DNA includes:
- the LOC123210568 gene encoding protein POST-ILLUMINATION CHLOROPHYLL FLUORESCENCE INCREASE, chloroplastic isoform X2, whose translation MAATTGSIFTSSTQFFSGTRSVSCSNATSPPISSTLGSSFTGSSVRQSSSKNRKLVKITGKVSAAATTIATTPYEEIKEYTRPSWAMFELGRAPVYWKTMNGLPPMAGEKLKLFYNPIATKLAPNEDFGIGFNGGFNQPFMCGGEPRMMLRKTRGKNDSPLFTIQICVPKHALNLIFSFTNGVDWDGPYRIPFLVPRAWRNKPFSFFNQGLAEELSKEGACDRAIFPDSDIVVDRCALIGNLTVEGGDRCDLNLVLGCMDTSSPLYDPLANVDDGSCPIDSDLED comes from the exons ATGGCTGCAACAACTGGGTCAATCTTTACGTCTTCAACACAATTCTTTTCAGGCACGAGGTCGGTTTCTTGTAGTAATGCAACTAGTCCACCTATTTCAAGCACCCTTG GTAGTAGCTTTACTGGTTCTTCGGTGCGGCAGAGTTCTTCAAAGAACAGGAAATTAGTCAAGATTACTGGAAAAGTGAGTGCTGCTGCTACAACCATTGCAACCACTCCCtatgaagaaattaaaga GTATACACGTCCCAGCTGGGCTATGTTTGAACTCGGGAGGGCTCCTGTATATTGGAAAACCATGAATGGTCTTCCCCCAATGGCT GGTGAGAAATTGAAGCTTTTCTACAACCCAATTGCAACTAAACTTGCTCCAAATGAGGATTTTGGTATTGGTTTTAATG GAGGTTTCAATCAGCCCTTTATGTGTGGAGGTGAACCAAGGATGATGCTTAGGAAAACTCGCGGCAAAAATGACTCCCCATTATTTACCATCCAAATATGCGTACCAAAGCATG CACTGAACTTAATCTTCTCATTCACAAACGGTGTCGATTGGGATGGTCCTTACAGAATACCATTCCTAGTTCCTAGAGCTTGGAGAAATAAaccatttagtttttttaatcaG GGTCTGGCAGAGGAGTTGAGTAAAGAAGGTGCCTGTGACAGAGCAATTTTTCCTGACTCAGACATTGTGGTCGATAGATGTGCACTGATCGGTAATTTGACTGTCGAAGGG GGTGATAGATGCGATCTGAACCTCGTTCTAGGATGCATGGATACCAGCTCTCCCCTGTATGACCCACTTGCCAATGTAGATGATGGATCTTGCCCGATCGATAGCGATTTGGAGGACTAA
- the LOC123212269 gene encoding palmitoyl-monogalactosyldiacylglycerol delta-7 desaturase, chloroplastic-like — MALITSSTKPKSFTFTTLCLAKMSPNNNRALNFSHSNFKSKKIHTSFVPRVCHCSKKNLFAIVNAASVESTEPEPEPEVGNLGRILLSDVVVKRKRRVFFGRKWNSLDIITAGAVLAMHLLSVFAPFYFNWSAFWVAFGLYVITGLLGITLSFHRNLSHRSFRLPKWLEYLFAYCGVQALQGNPIDWVRTHRYHHQFCDSERDPHSPLEGFWFSHMSWLFYTNLLIEKCGGPSNVRDLEKQPFYRFLRSSYVLHPIALGVLLYALGGFPLIVWGMGVRIVWVYHITWLVNSACHVWGKQAWNTGDLSRNNWWVALLSFGEGWHNNHHAFEYAARHGLEWWQVDMTWYLVRFLEAIGLATDVKLPTELHKQKMAFNN; from the exons ATGGCTTTGATAACGTCATCAACAAAGCCTAAATCTTTCACCTTTACAACTCTCTGTCTTGCAAAAATGTCTCCGAACAATAATAGAGCATTAAATTTTAGCcattctaattttaaaagcaagaaaataCACACCAGTTTTGTACCTCGTGTTTGTCATTGTAGCAAAAAGAATTTGTTTGCAATTGTCAATGCAGCTTCAGTGGAATCAACAGAGCCAGAGCCAGAACCAGAAGTGGGAAATTTGGGGAGAATTTTGTTGTCAGATGTGGTGGTAAAGAGGAAAAGAAGGGTCTTTTTTGGGAGGAAATGGAACTCATTAGATATAATCACTGCTGGTGCCGTTTTGGCAATGCATTTGCTTAGTGTTTTTGCACCATTTTATTTCAATTGGAGTGCTTTTTGGGTTGCTTTTGGACTCTATGTCATTACAGGACTTCTGGGCATCACTCTTTCATTCCATAGAAATCTTTCTCATAGAAGTTTTAGGTTGCCCAAATGGCTCGAGTACCTGTTTGCTTATTGTGGAGTTCAAGCCCTTCAG GGGAACCCAATTGATTGGGTGAGGACACATAGGTATCACCACCAGTTTTGTGATTCAGAAAGAGATCCTCACAGCCCCCTTGAAGGGTTTTGGTTTAGTCACATGAGTTGGCTTTTTTATACCAATTTGTTAATTGAAAAG TGTGGAGGACCAAGCAATGTTAGGGATTTAGAGAAGCAGCCTTTCTACAGATTTCTGAGAAGCTCATATGTTCTTCATCCAATTGCACTTGGAGTTTTGCTCTATGCATTGGGAGGTTTTCCCCTCATTGTTTGGGGAATG GGTGTGAGGATTGTGTGGGTGTATCACATAACTTGGCTTGTGAACTCAGCTTGCCATGTATGGGGTAAGCAAGCATGGAACACTGGAGACTTGTCCAGGAACAATTG gTGGGTGGCATTGCTTTCATTCGGAGAAGGTTGGCATAACAACCACCATGCATTCGAGTACGCAGCTCGACATGGCCTGGAATGGTGGCAAGTCGACATGACTTGGTACTTGGTAAGATTTTTGGAAGCCATTGGCTTGGCGACTGATGTAAAGTTACCAACTGAGCTTCACAAACAGAAAATGGCTTTCAACAATTGA
- the LOC123212489 gene encoding pseudo histidine-containing phosphotransfer protein 6 yields the protein MLGLGADRLRADMNRLLALLFHQGVLDEQFLQLQQLQDESTPNFVSEVVNIYFHESEKLLKNLRSILMDKEFSDYKKMGIHLNQMMGSSSSIGAKRVSNVCIAFRAASEQHNRAGCLRALELLEHEYCYLKNKLHELFQIEQQRILAAGVRYPMHM from the exons ATGCTCGGGTTGGGTGCGGATCGGTTACGAGCCGATATGAATCGTTTGCTAGCGTTACTCTTCCACCAG GGAGTGTTGGATGAGCAATTCTTGCAACTCCAGCAACTTCAAGATGAGAGCACCCCGAATTTTGTATCTGAAGTTGTCAACATTTACTTTCACGAGTCTGAAAAGCTCTTGAAGAATCTCAGATCAATACT GATGGATAAAGAGTTCTCGGACTACAAGAAAATGGGAATCCATTTGAATCAGATGATGGGTAGCAGCTCGAGCATTGGTGCAAAAAGAGTCAGCAACGTTTGTATTGCGTTTCGAGCCGCTTCTGAACAGCACAACCGTGCCGG GTGTCTGAGAGCATTGGAGCTGCTGGAACACGAGTACTGTTACTTAAAGAACAAATTACACGAGCTGTTTCAG ATAGAGCAACAGAGAATACTGGCAGCTGGAGTTCGATATCCAATGCATATGTAA
- the LOC123210369 gene encoding phosphatidylcholine:diacylglycerol cholinephosphotransferase 1-like produces the protein MATDTAAVTTTIALHNRSSELTRRAANNNTNINNHVNGLDGDREVVSQKKTMSIFSGREVLRKASFMSWSMKDVVHVARYHWIPCVFAAGLLFFMAVEYTLRMVPAYSPPFDLGFVATKSLHSVLASWPELNTLLAALNTVFVGMQTAYILWSWLVEGRPRATISALFMFTCRGILGYSTQLPLPQGFLGSGVDFPVGNVSFFLFFSGHVAGSVIASLDMRRMQRWELAWIFDTLNVLQVIRLLSTRGHYTIDLVVGVGAGILFDSLAGKYVQKRTTCCC, from the exons ATGGCCACTGACACCGCCGCCGTCACCACCACCATCGCGCTTCACAACCGTTCTTCTGAGCTCACTCGCCGAGCTGCTAACAATAACACTAACATCAACAATCACGTGAACGGCCTTGACGGAGATCGTGAAGTCGTTTCGCAGAAGAAAACGATGAGCATTTTTAGTGGTCGTGAGGTTTTAAGAAAAGCTTCGTTCATGAGCTGGAGTATGAAGGATGTGGTCCACGTGGCCAGATACCATTGGATACCATGTGTGTTCGCAGCAGGTTTGCTGTTCTTCATGGCCGTGGAGTACACGCTCCGTATGGTCCCGGCTTATTCACCGCCGTTCGATCTAGGTTTCGTGGCGACGAAGTCATTGCATAGCGTTCTGGCGTCGTGGCCTGAGCTAAACACTTTGTTGGCAGCTCTGAACACG GTGTTTGTGGGGATGCAAACGGCCTATATATTATGGAGTTGGTTGGTAGAGGGAAGACCGAGAGCAACAATCTCGGCACTATTCATGTTCACTTGCCGCGGCATTCTTGGTTATTCAACTCAGCTTCCTTTGCCCCAG GGATTTCTGGGTTCCGGCGTCGATTTTCCGGTAGGGAATGTGTCTTTCTTCCTGTTTTTCTCAGGGCATGTAGCTGGATCAGTGATTGCATCATTAGACATGCGAAGGATGCAACGATGGGAACTGGCGTGGATTTTTGATACACTTAATGTTCTTCAAGTAATAAGGTTGTTGAGTACAAGGGGACATTATACAATAGATTTGGTTGTCGGTGTTGGTGCCggaattttatttgattctttgGCCGGAAAGTATGTCCAAAAGAGAACCACTTGTTGCTGCTAA
- the LOC123210568 gene encoding protein POST-ILLUMINATION CHLOROPHYLL FLUORESCENCE INCREASE, chloroplastic isoform X1, with the protein MAATTGSIFTSSTQFFSGTRSVSCSNATSPPISSTLAGSSFTGSSVRQSSSKNRKLVKITGKVSAAATTIATTPYEEIKEYTRPSWAMFELGRAPVYWKTMNGLPPMAGEKLKLFYNPIATKLAPNEDFGIGFNGGFNQPFMCGGEPRMMLRKTRGKNDSPLFTIQICVPKHALNLIFSFTNGVDWDGPYRIPFLVPRAWRNKPFSFFNQGLAEELSKEGACDRAIFPDSDIVVDRCALIGNLTVEGGDRCDLNLVLGCMDTSSPLYDPLANVDDGSCPIDSDLED; encoded by the exons ATGGCTGCAACAACTGGGTCAATCTTTACGTCTTCAACACAATTCTTTTCAGGCACGAGGTCGGTTTCTTGTAGTAATGCAACTAGTCCACCTATTTCAAGCACCCTTG cAGGTAGTAGCTTTACTGGTTCTTCGGTGCGGCAGAGTTCTTCAAAGAACAGGAAATTAGTCAAGATTACTGGAAAAGTGAGTGCTGCTGCTACAACCATTGCAACCACTCCCtatgaagaaattaaaga GTATACACGTCCCAGCTGGGCTATGTTTGAACTCGGGAGGGCTCCTGTATATTGGAAAACCATGAATGGTCTTCCCCCAATGGCT GGTGAGAAATTGAAGCTTTTCTACAACCCAATTGCAACTAAACTTGCTCCAAATGAGGATTTTGGTATTGGTTTTAATG GAGGTTTCAATCAGCCCTTTATGTGTGGAGGTGAACCAAGGATGATGCTTAGGAAAACTCGCGGCAAAAATGACTCCCCATTATTTACCATCCAAATATGCGTACCAAAGCATG CACTGAACTTAATCTTCTCATTCACAAACGGTGTCGATTGGGATGGTCCTTACAGAATACCATTCCTAGTTCCTAGAGCTTGGAGAAATAAaccatttagtttttttaatcaG GGTCTGGCAGAGGAGTTGAGTAAAGAAGGTGCCTGTGACAGAGCAATTTTTCCTGACTCAGACATTGTGGTCGATAGATGTGCACTGATCGGTAATTTGACTGTCGAAGGG GGTGATAGATGCGATCTGAACCTCGTTCTAGGATGCATGGATACCAGCTCTCCCCTGTATGACCCACTTGCCAATGTAGATGATGGATCTTGCCCGATCGATAGCGATTTGGAGGACTAA